TGCAATAACACATCCCATCCATTACATGACACTATTCACGAAGCATTCAAAACTAATTGGAGTAGTTTTGCTTCTCATCAGGGAGGATTAGTTAACTCACTTGCACCTGCATTAGCGATTATGGGTGGGGCGTATGCCACATTAGGTGATGGCGATTATGGTAGAACGCCTGCTGCATGGTTTTCTGGCTCGTGGGGTTCAGTCGCGGAAATTCTATATGAATTATCGGCTTACGGTTCTTCATGGAATGCAGGTCAACCTGCGGAACCGCCTTATGTTCGTCGCCAGGCATACATGTCTGCATGTGGTGATTTTGATGGTGATGGAGTAAAGAATATTAATGAGTGGTATGGACAGGGTGAAAATGTGGCAAATTATGTAAATGCAGCGATGGACCCTGGTATCACAACAAGCGGAGAGGACCCAAGTAGTGTTTGTGAAACAGGACTGCGTTGGGGTAAGACCTATTTCTATAATCCTGCTAATCAGCATGTATACTGGTTACAGCCGTATACTCTGCCGTGGGAAATTGCTGAACAGGTTGCTACAGAACATAGCCTTGTAAATAATGCAAGCGAAACTATACCCATTCCGGGACATCTGGTCACTATAGATGATTCTGCAGAAAATGCCTGGATTATGAGTACCGTATACCCACAAATAAACAGCAATATGTGGATAGGTGCAACGGATAAGTTTACAGAAGGGCAATGGGTCTGGGTTGCTACAGGCGAACAGTTCTGGCAAGGTACGGCATCTGGAAACCCCGTAGGCGGTAAGTATGTCAATTGGAATAGTGGAGAACCTAACGATTCCAGCGGCGAAGATTATGGGGAAATTACCAGCAGCGGTGGATGGAACGATAATAAAGCCAGCGCCACGCGTCGTGGTTTAGTTGAATTCCCGAATGCCTATCCAGATAGTGATTCTAATGGTATTCCCGATTATTGGGAGCAGTTCTCCGGTGGTGGCGGTGAAGGAGAAGGAACACCCGAAGGAACACCCGAGGGAACTCCGGAGGGAACACCCGAAGGAACACCCGAAGGAACACCCGAAGGTGAAGAACCCTGTGAATTTGAAGGAAGAATTAATAACCCAACTACAGGACAGGGTCCGTTATTGGCACAAACATTGGCAGATGCAAGTTCACAACTACGGAATCTGCTCACTACCTTAGGTATGTTAAGTTGGTTTAACTGGGATATTGAATATTTAGAGCAAGTCATAGCCATGATTCATCCCTATCCTGGAGACGGATTGAAAGATTCATGGAGTATGGCTTTGCTTGAATATTGTATCTGCCATCCCAATTTCCGTCCAGATTTAAATATTCCAACAGATTTTGATTTTAACAAAAACTTATTCACAGACGATTGCACATGGTTAGCTATGAATGTTGACCCAATTTTTGCGGCACTTCCGCCGATGGTGGGCGATGTAATGGCGGGTCTATTAGGTTCCAGTGTAGAGATGCGAACCACATGGAACGCTATATTCCTGGCATTAACCGGTGGAGCGGTCGGATTACCCAGTGTAAATAACTATCGTATTTATGGTATGGCGAAAGCGAACGATGGCGCTATAGCTGCAAATGGTGATTTAGATGGCGATGGCAAGACGAACTTGCAAGAAGCGAACGAGGTAATTGCAGTGGGTGGAGGTATGGAGTTATTTGTGCTTGCAGCCACAGATAAAACCAATATGTGGCCCGGTAATCCGGAGATTCCTGTTGGCTCTATTGCAATTCTTGGTGCAATCACAGGTGTGATTGTTGCCGGAAGTTCATTGATCTTAGTCCGTCGGCAACGGAAATCATAATAAAACACAAACTCTGGTATATATTGGCACCCGGTATGGTACCGGGTGCCAATAGGTGTTATAAAATTAACCTTCATTAGAGGAGAAGGGTATATGAAACAGAAAGGATTTACACTCATTGAACTTCTTGTCGTTATTGCCATTATTGGTATCCTTGCGGCAATTTTATTGCCGGCTCTTGCTCGCGCCCGTGAGGCGGCTCGTCGTTCCTCCTGCCAGAACAATTTGAAACAGTGGGGTCTTGTCTACAAGATGTATGCCAATGAAGCCAAAGGCGAACGATACCCTGCATTGCAAACTTACAATCCATTAAGACCTAACAAACAAGATATCGCAGCAGGACCTCAGGTTAGTTCATTATACCCTGAATATCTTACAGACCCGTATATTATCATCTATCCATCTGACCCGGATGCAGCAAAAGCTAGAAGTGGCATAGAAGAAAATAATGGAAATTTAGTTTACATTTCGGATGATGTTGACGCCAGTTATGCCTATTTCAGCTGGGTATTTGACAGATTAAAGCCCTCTCAACCTTTGAGTTCTTTTACAATATTAAACACAGCCCTTTCAGCTCTTGGTGCTGGTGCTGTTGACCCTAATATCATGGTACCGACGCAGCTTGCTGCAGGTTTAGAAAGTCTATTTCAACAATATGGCGCCGCCTTAGGACAATATACCGGTGGTAATGGCGCGGCTCTTGTCCCGGTGGTTGACCAGGATATATCTCTTTTATCTCAGTGGGCAGGTTATGGTAATGGTGGCGGAAATACCATTTATCGGTTGCGTGAAGGTATTGAACGCTTCTTGATTACTGATATTAACAACCCTGCCGCAAGTAATAATGCACAAAGTTCTGTTTGGATTATGTTAGATACATTCTCTGCAGGTGGAGCAGCAGGTGACTTGTTTAATCATATTCCGGGTGGTTGCAATGTCCTTTACATGGACGGACATGTTGAATTTATTCGTTATACCTCAGATTCCAATCCGTATGATAATGATGTCCCTGGCACAGAACCAGTAATATCAAATGTAGCAACAATAGTAACCGCTTTAACCTCTGCTTCGTAAAAATTAAAACATTTTTTCAGAAAAATTGTGCAGTTTTTTTCTTGAAAACTGCACAATTTTTTTATTAAAATAGAATTTGTATTTAACACTATTCATAACAACTAATAATTTAACTCTAACATAAGGATTAATGTTATGAAGAAAAAAGGTTTCACACTCATCGAACTACTGGTGGTCATAGCTATCATCGGTATCCTCGCGGCAATTTTGTTGCCGGCTCTTGCTCGTGCCCGTGAGGCAGCTCGTCGTTCCTCCTGCCAAAATAATCTAAAACAGATAGGTTTGTCCATGAAAATGTATGCTAACGAAGCAAAGGGAGAACGGTTCCCTACTTTAAGTATTGCAGGTGGAGATAATTGTGATGATATTGGTATTGATTTTATGTGGTGGGGACCACAATTATATCCCGAGTATCTGTCTGATTTGAATGTAAATGTTTGTCCTTCTGATTCGGACGGCAAACGGGCATTTACCGATGGTAGATGGCATTGTGGGGGAAATCCCGATAATCCTATTTGCCCTTGCCGTGTTGATGCTTTGTCTTATATTTACATCTGTTGGACATTACGGGAACAAGACTATATGATGCCCGGAATGGACCCCAATGACCCAAATATCTCTTCATTTCAGTTACCAGTTACTTATGTTAACCCGTTTTTTGTACAAAAGCTTATGAATTTAGTAGCGGCAGTAGATGCTGCTCCAGATGTAAGCACAGCCATGGGGCTTGTGGACAAAGACTTAACTTATAATACGGCAGACTCACAGGGTAAAATAACCATGTATCGTCTTCGTGAAGGAATCGAACGATTCCTGATTACGGACATTAACAATCCTGCGGCAAGCACACAGGCTCAAAGTGAAATTGCTTTCTTTTTCGATGGTATCGAAACGACGCCTTCAGATTTCAATCATATCCCCGGCGGTGCCAATGTTCTTTATATGGATGGACATGCAGAGTTTGTTCGTTTCCCAACTGAACATCCGGCAAACAAAGTGTTCGCCGCAATCATTGGAAATGTATAATTTGTAGAAAAAACTTAATAAATATTATTTAGAGAGACTGCTTCCTCAAAAGAGGTAGTCTCTCTTTTATTATGTAATGGTATTGTGTTAAAATATATTTGTGAGAATTTACAATAAAGGCAAGTGATTTATGAAATGTGAACAAAGAGAGAAAGTGGAAGATCTTCTTTCAGAGCAGGCTATCGAGATTATAAAAAATCTTGAAATAGGTGCGTATGTTGTTTCTCCTGAACGAGAAATTCTCTTTTGGAATGATAAAGCGTATGAAATAACGGGTTATACTTCAGGTGAGGTAATTGGGTCTTTTTGTCAGGATAATCTATTGCGACATGTAGATGAGCTCGCAACGGAGTTATGTATTCATGGATGTCCACTATTAGAAACTATTAAAGATGGTACAATTCGCAAAGCAAGGGTATATTTGAGACATAAGGCAGGCTATCGAATGCCTGTAAAGGTGGAAACTTTACCTATTAAGGTGAATGACGAGACTAAGGGTGCGATTGAATTTTTTCAGGAGGATACCGAAGAACTCAATCTATCGGAAGAACTTCGGAGAACCCGCGAGAAAGCATTGATTTGTCCTTTGACAGAGATTGGAAATCGCAGGTATACAGAACAGGTGCTTGAAGACCGTCTGGAAGAAATGAAACGAATGAATAGTAGTTTGGGGCTGTTTTTCATAGATATTGATGATTTTAAGCACATTAATG
The Candidatus Hydrogenedens sp. DNA segment above includes these coding regions:
- a CDS encoding DUF1559 domain-containing protein; protein product: MKKKGFTLIELLVVIAIIGILAAILLPALARAREAARRSSCQNNLKQIGLSMKMYANEAKGERFPTLSIAGGDNCDDIGIDFMWWGPQLYPEYLSDLNVNVCPSDSDGKRAFTDGRWHCGGNPDNPICPCRVDALSYIYICWTLREQDYMMPGMDPNDPNISSFQLPVTYVNPFFVQKLMNLVAAVDAAPDVSTAMGLVDKDLTYNTADSQGKITMYRLREGIERFLITDINNPAASTQAQSEIAFFFDGIETTPSDFNHIPGGANVLYMDGHAEFVRFPTEHPANKVFAAIIGNV
- a CDS encoding prepilin-type N-terminal cleavage/methylation domain-containing protein, whose product is MKQKGFTLIELLVVIAIIGILAAILLPALARAREAARRSSCQNNLKQWGLVYKMYANEAKGERYPALQTYNPLRPNKQDIAAGPQVSSLYPEYLTDPYIIIYPSDPDAAKARSGIEENNGNLVYISDDVDASYAYFSWVFDRLKPSQPLSSFTILNTALSALGAGAVDPNIMVPTQLAAGLESLFQQYGAALGQYTGGNGAALVPVVDQDISLLSQWAGYGNGGGNTIYRLREGIERFLITDINNPAASNNAQSSVWIMLDTFSAGGAAGDLFNHIPGGCNVLYMDGHVEFIRYTSDSNPYDNDVPGTEPVISNVATIVTALTSAS
- a CDS encoding sensor domain-containing diguanylate cyclase; this translates as MKCEQREKVEDLLSEQAIEIIKNLEIGAYVVSPEREILFWNDKAYEITGYTSGEVIGSFCQDNLLRHVDELATELCIHGCPLLETIKDGTIRKARVYLRHKAGYRMPVKVETLPIKVNDETKGAIEFFQEDTEELNLSEELRRTREKALICPLTEIGNRRYTEQVLEDRLEEMKRMNSSLGLFFIDIDDFKHINDTYGHPIGDIVLKMVARTLVSIMRPYDFVGRWGGEEIVAIVPHVKQEELFELGERLRKLISASSIKTTQGRLGVTVSIGSTISFKEDTFDSIIDRADKMMYESKRNGKNRVTVYSS
- a CDS encoding C-type lectin domain-containing protein, giving the protein MQKLKLVIGFHLCLWLLVAGAWADAPANFTWSSAPGGPFTASSVDFEAWMTKLALFQFGGDYVFDFLDPTDADNNDNDVLDINEFALLTAICNNTSHPLHDTIHEAFKTNWSSFASHQGGLVNSLAPALAIMGGAYATLGDGDYGRTPAAWFSGSWGSVAEILYELSAYGSSWNAGQPAEPPYVRRQAYMSACGDFDGDGVKNINEWYGQGENVANYVNAAMDPGITTSGEDPSSVCETGLRWGKTYFYNPANQHVYWLQPYTLPWEIAEQVATEHSLVNNASETIPIPGHLVTIDDSAENAWIMSTVYPQINSNMWIGATDKFTEGQWVWVATGEQFWQGTASGNPVGGKYVNWNSGEPNDSSGEDYGEITSSGGWNDNKASATRRGLVEFPNAYPDSDSNGIPDYWEQFSGGGGEGEGTPEGTPEGTPEGTPEGTPEGTPEGEEPCEFEGRINNPTTGQGPLLAQTLADASSQLRNLLTTLGMLSWFNWDIEYLEQVIAMIHPYPGDGLKDSWSMALLEYCICHPNFRPDLNIPTDFDFNKNLFTDDCTWLAMNVDPIFAALPPMVGDVMAGLLGSSVEMRTTWNAIFLALTGGAVGLPSVNNYRIYGMAKANDGAIAANGDLDGDGKTNLQEANEVIAVGGGMELFVLAATDKTNMWPGNPEIPVGSIAILGAITGVIVAGSSLILVRRQRKS